Proteins from a single region of Hymenobacter aquaticus:
- a CDS encoding alpha/beta hydrolase-fold protein — MKQLFAFLLLFVVGTARAQVTFKLTGVPANTPAAATLYMAGSFNGWNPGSPAHALLRNADGSYQITLPAQSGTIEYKFTRGSWASVETNAANGAVPNRSYTFPAGPAVVTHTVLNWEDLAGGGGCQSSALSSNVRVMTTSFAMPQLGRTRRVWLYLPNDYATNPAKRYPVLYMHDGQNVFDNCTSFSGEWGVDETLSQLQQAGQDVSGSIVVAVDNDGTQRLNEYSPWNNPAYGGGQGDQYADFLVQTLKPYIDANYRTLTGREYTGIAGSSMGALISVYAALKYPGVYSKVGVFSPAFWFAEQSLFQYVQQHPAHPDTRFYLVSGTQESQTMVPLMQQMRDALQGGGVPAANLRYTTRADGQHAEWFWKREFGAAYQWLMAPGSVTAARGPQVALAFSAYPMPAKDALTIQLPATVKEARLEILDTTGRVVLKSKVKAGQPVNLSQLAKGHYLLRLSAGPQTGSQALIKE, encoded by the coding sequence ATGAAACAACTCTTTGCTTTCCTGCTGCTGTTCGTCGTGGGCACTGCCCGGGCCCAGGTAACGTTCAAGCTGACGGGCGTGCCCGCCAACACGCCGGCGGCGGCCACGCTCTACATGGCGGGCTCCTTCAACGGCTGGAACCCGGGTAGCCCGGCCCACGCCCTGCTGCGGAACGCGGACGGCAGCTACCAAATCACGCTGCCAGCCCAAAGCGGCACGATAGAATATAAGTTTACCCGCGGCTCCTGGGCCTCCGTGGAAACCAACGCAGCCAACGGGGCGGTGCCCAACCGCAGCTACACCTTCCCGGCGGGGCCGGCCGTGGTTACGCACACGGTACTGAACTGGGAAGACCTGGCCGGGGGCGGCGGCTGCCAGTCCTCGGCCCTGAGTTCCAACGTGCGCGTGATGACCACCAGCTTCGCTATGCCGCAGCTGGGGCGCACCCGGCGGGTGTGGCTGTATCTGCCTAACGACTACGCCACCAACCCCGCCAAGCGCTACCCCGTGCTGTACATGCACGACGGCCAGAACGTATTCGACAACTGCACCAGCTTCTCGGGCGAGTGGGGCGTAGATGAAACCCTGAGCCAATTGCAGCAGGCGGGCCAGGACGTGAGCGGCAGCATCGTGGTGGCCGTGGACAACGACGGCACCCAGCGGCTAAACGAATACTCACCCTGGAACAACCCCGCGTATGGCGGCGGGCAGGGCGACCAGTACGCCGATTTTCTGGTCCAGACGCTGAAGCCTTATATTGATGCCAACTACCGCACGCTCACGGGCCGCGAGTACACGGGCATTGCCGGCTCCAGCATGGGCGCCCTGATTTCGGTGTACGCCGCCCTGAAATATCCCGGCGTGTACAGCAAGGTGGGCGTGTTTTCGCCGGCCTTCTGGTTTGCCGAGCAGTCCCTGTTTCAGTACGTGCAGCAGCACCCGGCCCACCCCGACACGCGCTTTTACCTCGTGAGCGGCACCCAGGAAAGCCAGACGATGGTGCCGCTGATGCAGCAGATGCGCGACGCGCTACAGGGTGGGGGAGTGCCGGCCGCTAACCTGCGCTATACCACCCGCGCCGACGGTCAGCATGCCGAGTGGTTCTGGAAGCGCGAGTTTGGGGCGGCCTACCAGTGGCTGATGGCGCCCGGCAGCGTGACGGCCGCCCGCGGGCCGCAGGTGGCCCTGGCTTTCAGTGCCTACCCCATGCCGGCTAAAGACGCGCTGACTATCCAGCTGCCGGCCACGGTGAAAGAAGCCCGGCTGGAAATACTCGACACGACGGGCCGGGTGGTGCTGAAAAGCAAAGTGAAAGCCGGGCAGCCCGTCAATCTGAGTCAGTTGGCCAAGGGTCACTACCTGCTCCGGCTCAGCGCGGGGCCCCAAACCGGCAGTCAGGCTTTAATAAAGGAGTAG
- a CDS encoding SusC/RagA family TonB-linked outer membrane protein — translation MKHTYLAKLLFLLLFVCAGFTGAFAQTGAVSGRVLDEKSQGVPGATVLIEGTTLGSSTNSDGTYLIQNVPAGPHTVVSSFVGYNAKRVPVTITAGQTTALGDISLTENTTLLSEAVVVAYGTQRRQDVTGSVEQISEKQFVKGQVTNPEQLVQGKVAGLQITTGGAPGAKSEIRIRGGSSLNASNDPLIVIDGVPVDNSTLKGASNPLSLINPNDIESVTVLKDASSTAIYGSRGSNGVIIVTTKRGLQGEALRVNVNTQFSIATPADYVPVLNGDQFRALVNQKGTAAQKAALGTQNTDWQREIYRTAYTTDNNVSLLGSAGKVPFRVSAGYLGQQGLLLENTLKRYSGSVGVSPLLLNDNLRVDINIKGTQIENNFSDQGAVNSAVFFDPTQPITSNDPRFTRYGGYFEFVDAAGNLNTLAPRNPVSSIKQRSDLSTVRRSIGNAQFDYKLPFLSGLSANLNLGYDIQRGKGTTNVPITAGSQFNRGGLSQQYRQDLNNQLLEALLKYKRDFGSAKFDILGGYSWQEFQNKNYFFDDLRANGTVYQTAEQTYDKKNQYTDQYNLLSYFTRANLNINDKYLLTATVRADGSSRFSKENRWGYFPSAAVAWRIKGEEFLKNSKAFSDLKLRVGIGQTGQQDLGGNYYGYLPFSTLGVTSAQYIINGVPYRTLRGDFYNPNLKWETTTTYNAGIDYGFFDGRLYGSVDIYQRDTKDLLNEVLVAAGSYPSNGGTLNVGSLTNKGLEVTANVDAVKSDKFNLSVNANATFNRNKLTKLTASDDVQSVDFLTGGINNFDNVGNGDIQVNSVGYQAQSFYVYQQAYGADGKPIEGVFVDRNGDGQITLADRYRYKSPRPQAVLGFGSNMSYGKASLAFTMRANVGNYVYNNIRSRSLYVPTSGFNRNSTTEVLETGFGTSSANQILSDYYVENGSFLRMQNITVGYDFGSLVKQNSNLSLSFAVQNAFLITKYKGLDPEIDNGIDNTVYPRPRTYTVGLNFGF, via the coding sequence ATGAAACACACTTACCTAGCGAAACTACTGTTTCTGCTACTCTTCGTTTGTGCCGGCTTCACCGGCGCATTCGCCCAAACCGGCGCCGTGAGTGGCCGCGTACTGGACGAGAAAAGCCAAGGGGTACCTGGTGCAACGGTTCTGATTGAAGGAACCACGCTGGGCAGCTCGACGAACTCGGACGGCACCTACCTGATTCAGAACGTGCCGGCCGGGCCGCACACGGTGGTTAGCTCCTTCGTGGGCTACAACGCCAAGCGGGTTCCCGTGACCATCACCGCCGGCCAGACGACGGCCCTGGGTGACATCTCCCTGACCGAAAACACCACGTTGCTCAGCGAGGCCGTGGTAGTAGCCTACGGCACCCAGCGCCGGCAGGACGTGACTGGTTCGGTCGAGCAGATTTCCGAAAAGCAGTTTGTGAAGGGCCAGGTAACGAACCCCGAACAGCTGGTGCAGGGCAAAGTAGCCGGTCTGCAGATTACCACCGGCGGTGCCCCCGGCGCCAAGTCGGAAATCCGCATTCGGGGCGGTTCCTCGCTGAATGCTTCCAACGATCCGCTGATCGTAATTGACGGCGTACCCGTGGATAACAGCACGCTGAAAGGCGCCAGCAACCCCCTGTCGCTGATCAACCCCAATGATATCGAGAGCGTGACCGTGCTGAAAGATGCCTCGTCGACGGCCATCTACGGCTCGCGTGGCTCCAACGGCGTTATCATCGTCACGACCAAGCGCGGCTTGCAGGGTGAGGCCCTGCGCGTGAACGTCAACACCCAGTTCTCCATTGCTACCCCCGCCGACTACGTACCCGTGCTGAACGGCGACCAGTTCCGGGCCCTGGTAAACCAGAAAGGCACGGCCGCCCAAAAGGCTGCCCTCGGCACGCAGAACACCGACTGGCAGCGCGAAATCTACCGCACGGCCTACACCACCGACAACAACGTCAGCCTGTTGGGCTCGGCCGGTAAAGTACCGTTCCGCGTATCGGCCGGCTACCTGGGCCAGCAGGGCCTGCTGCTGGAAAACACCCTGAAGCGCTACTCGGGCTCGGTTGGCGTTTCGCCGCTGCTGCTCAACGACAACCTGCGCGTTGACATCAACATCAAGGGCACCCAGATTGAGAACAACTTCTCGGACCAGGGCGCGGTGAACTCGGCCGTTTTCTTCGACCCGACCCAGCCCATTACCTCCAACGACCCGCGCTTCACCCGCTACGGTGGCTACTTCGAGTTTGTGGACGCCGCCGGCAACCTCAACACCCTGGCCCCCCGCAACCCGGTGAGCTCCATCAAGCAGCGCAGCGACCTGAGCACCGTGCGCCGCAGCATCGGCAACGCCCAATTCGACTACAAGCTGCCCTTCCTGAGCGGCCTGAGCGCCAACCTGAACCTGGGCTACGACATCCAGCGCGGCAAAGGCACCACCAACGTGCCCATTACGGCCGGTTCGCAGTTCAACCGCGGGGGCCTGAGCCAGCAATACCGCCAGGATCTGAACAACCAGCTGCTCGAAGCGTTGCTGAAGTACAAGCGCGACTTCGGCTCGGCCAAGTTTGACATCCTGGGTGGCTACTCGTGGCAGGAATTCCAGAACAAGAACTACTTCTTCGACGACCTGCGCGCCAACGGTACGGTGTACCAGACGGCCGAGCAGACCTACGACAAGAAAAACCAGTACACGGACCAGTACAACCTGCTCTCGTACTTTACCCGGGCCAACCTGAACATCAACGACAAGTACCTGCTGACCGCCACCGTGCGGGCCGACGGCTCGTCGCGCTTCAGCAAGGAAAACCGGTGGGGCTACTTCCCCTCGGCAGCCGTGGCCTGGCGCATCAAGGGTGAAGAATTCCTGAAAAACTCGAAGGCCTTCTCCGACCTGAAACTGCGCGTGGGTATCGGCCAGACCGGCCAGCAGGACTTGGGCGGCAACTACTACGGCTACCTGCCCTTCTCGACGCTGGGCGTTACCTCGGCCCAGTACATCATCAACGGGGTGCCGTACCGCACGCTGCGCGGCGACTTCTACAACCCGAACCTGAAGTGGGAAACCACCACGACCTACAACGCCGGTATCGACTACGGCTTCTTCGATGGCCGTCTGTACGGCTCGGTTGACATCTACCAGCGCGACACCAAAGACCTGCTCAACGAAGTACTGGTAGCCGCCGGCTCCTACCCTTCCAACGGTGGTACCCTGAACGTAGGCTCGCTGACCAACAAAGGTCTGGAAGTAACCGCCAACGTGGACGCCGTGAAGAGCGACAAGTTTAACCTGTCGGTGAACGCCAACGCTACATTCAACCGCAACAAGCTCACCAAGCTGACCGCCAGCGACGACGTGCAGTCGGTAGACTTCCTGACCGGTGGCATCAACAACTTCGACAACGTCGGCAACGGCGACATCCAGGTGAACTCGGTGGGCTACCAGGCCCAGTCGTTCTACGTGTACCAGCAGGCCTACGGCGCTGATGGCAAGCCAATCGAAGGCGTGTTCGTGGACCGCAACGGCGACGGGCAGATTACCCTGGCCGACCGTTACCGCTACAAGTCGCCCCGTCCGCAGGCCGTGCTGGGCTTCGGCTCGAACATGAGCTACGGCAAAGCCAGCCTGGCTTTCACGATGCGGGCCAACGTAGGTAACTACGTGTACAACAACATCCGCTCCCGCTCGCTCTACGTACCTACCAGCGGCTTTAACCGCAACTCGACGACGGAAGTACTGGAGACGGGTTTCGGCACTTCTTCGGCCAACCAGATCCTGTCGGACTACTACGTGGAGAACGGCTCGTTCCTGCGCATGCAGAACATCACCGTGGGCTACGATTTCGGCAGCCTGGTGAAGCAGAATTCGAACTTGAGCCTGTCGTTTGCTGTTCAGAATGCATTCCTGATTACGAAGTATAAAGGCCTGGATCCGGAAATCGACAATGGCATCGACAACACGGTTTACCCACGTCCGCGCACCTACACTGTTGGGCTGAATTTCGGCTTCTAA
- a CDS encoding RagB/SusD family nutrient uptake outer membrane protein encodes MNTSFTRSLGTFALAASLFTSVSCTKDLDQKPSYRASADVIYSDPAQIFQVLARLYSGLAVAGQGQVGSSTERGDLVKINADYSNYVRNYWNLQEITTDEATLAWGDPGIPDFNTLTWNADNQFVRGMYERFYFQISACNEFLRQTTADKLAERGISSNSEVANIGQYRAEARFLRALSYTHLMDLYGNVPFTTEASVIGDLPPQKSRAEIFAFVDSELKDIEGSLLAPRTQYGRADKGACWALQTMVYLNAEVYAKTNRYTDAITAAKKLLTTGGYSLAPEYRSLFLADNHEGAAKNEMIFPVVFDGVFTQNYGGTTFLVHASVGGSMDAAQFGINGGWYGLRAKKNLVDLFPGGATSTDKRSMFYTKDQSKEITNFGDFSQGYPVTKWRNVKLDGTPGSWYPKPDGSGGNGDFVDTDFPLFRLADVQLMYAEAVLRGGTGGDAGQALTYVNAIRARAGATPLGAITLDDILAERGRELYWEGHRRTDLIRFGKYTTGAYVWPFKGGVAEGRGVADTRTLFPIPTSDRIANPNLKQNDGY; translated from the coding sequence ATGAATACTTCATTTACCCGTAGTCTGGGCACTTTCGCTCTCGCTGCCTCGCTGTTCACCAGCGTATCCTGCACCAAAGACCTGGACCAGAAGCCCAGCTACCGTGCCAGCGCCGACGTTATCTACAGCGACCCCGCCCAGATTTTCCAGGTGCTGGCCCGCCTGTACTCCGGTCTGGCCGTAGCCGGTCAGGGTCAGGTAGGCTCGAGCACGGAGCGTGGCGACCTGGTGAAAATCAACGCCGACTACTCCAACTACGTCCGTAACTACTGGAACCTGCAGGAAATCACCACCGACGAGGCCACGCTGGCCTGGGGTGACCCCGGCATTCCGGACTTCAACACGCTGACCTGGAACGCCGACAATCAGTTCGTGCGGGGCATGTACGAGCGTTTCTACTTCCAGATTTCGGCCTGCAACGAGTTCCTGCGCCAAACGACTGCCGACAAGCTCGCGGAGCGCGGTATTTCTTCCAACAGCGAAGTAGCCAACATCGGCCAGTACCGGGCCGAAGCCCGTTTCCTGCGCGCCCTCAGCTACACCCACCTGATGGACCTCTACGGCAACGTGCCGTTCACCACGGAGGCCTCCGTCATCGGTGATTTGCCCCCGCAAAAGTCGCGCGCCGAAATCTTTGCTTTCGTTGACTCGGAGCTCAAGGACATCGAGGGCAGCCTGCTTGCACCCCGCACCCAGTACGGCCGGGCCGACAAAGGTGCCTGCTGGGCCCTGCAGACGATGGTGTACCTGAACGCGGAAGTATACGCCAAAACCAACCGCTACACCGATGCCATCACGGCGGCGAAGAAGCTCCTGACCACGGGCGGCTACTCGCTGGCGCCGGAGTACCGGTCGCTGTTCCTGGCCGACAACCACGAGGGCGCCGCCAAGAACGAAATGATCTTCCCTGTCGTGTTCGACGGGGTATTTACCCAGAACTACGGCGGCACCACTTTCCTGGTGCACGCCTCGGTGGGCGGCTCCATGGATGCCGCTCAGTTCGGCATCAATGGCGGCTGGTACGGCCTGCGGGCCAAGAAGAACCTGGTTGACCTGTTCCCCGGCGGCGCTACCAGCACCGACAAGCGGTCCATGTTCTACACCAAGGATCAGTCGAAGGAAATCACCAACTTCGGTGACTTCTCTCAGGGCTACCCCGTTACGAAGTGGCGCAACGTGAAACTGGACGGCACTCCGGGCTCGTGGTATCCGAAGCCCGACGGCAGCGGTGGCAACGGTGACTTCGTGGACACGGACTTCCCGCTCTTCCGCCTGGCCGACGTGCAGTTGATGTACGCTGAAGCCGTGCTGCGCGGTGGCACCGGCGGCGATGCCGGTCAGGCCCTGACCTACGTCAACGCTATCCGGGCCCGTGCTGGCGCGACGCCGCTGGGCGCTATCACCCTGGACGACATTCTGGCCGAGCGTGGCCGGGAACTGTACTGGGAAGGCCACCGTCGGACGGACCTGATTCGTTTCGGCAAGTACACTACCGGTGCCTACGTATGGCCCTTCAAGGGTGGAGTAGCCGAGGGCCGGGGCGTTGCCGACACCCGCACGCTGTTCCCCATTCCTACTTCCGACCGGATTGCTAACCCCAATCTCAAGCAGAACGACGGTTATTAA
- a CDS encoding SusE domain-containing protein, with amino-acid sequence MKSRFTQVVLGLFALATVTLASCEKDEVRATVTPDNAPAFSASTNAVVLQQANSSDNAVTFTWSPIKSFTWSNADHPYKLDTKYTFQIDKKGNNFAAPISVDAGNGPTTSLTVEKLNESLIQLGLAPNVATPVEIRLKGSYSPSSQMYSPVVSMTATPYKVCVAPTSDVWGVVGSAAISWDTDAIMTYDCDSKTYKLTRAMGVGEFKFRANRAWTVNYGDDGADGTLEQDGKNINVATAGVYTITLDLAAKKYTIVK; translated from the coding sequence ATGAAATCTCGGTTTACTCAAGTAGTTCTGGGTTTATTTGCCCTGGCTACGGTTACGCTCGCTTCATGCGAAAAAGACGAGGTCCGGGCTACCGTGACTCCGGACAATGCCCCGGCATTCTCGGCCTCGACTAATGCCGTGGTGCTGCAGCAGGCTAACAGCAGCGACAATGCTGTTACGTTTACCTGGTCGCCCATCAAGTCGTTTACCTGGTCGAATGCCGACCACCCTTACAAGCTGGACACCAAGTACACCTTCCAGATTGACAAGAAGGGCAACAACTTCGCCGCGCCGATTTCGGTGGATGCCGGCAATGGCCCCACTACCAGCCTCACGGTAGAAAAGCTCAATGAGAGCCTGATCCAGCTGGGTCTGGCTCCCAACGTGGCTACTCCGGTTGAAATCCGGTTGAAGGGCAGCTATTCGCCCAGCAGCCAGATGTATTCGCCCGTTGTCTCGATGACGGCCACGCCCTACAAAGTGTGCGTAGCGCCAACGTCCGACGTATGGGGTGTAGTAGGCTCAGCGGCCATCAGCTGGGATACTGACGCCATCATGACCTACGACTGCGACTCGAAAACCTACAAGCTGACCCGCGCTATGGGCGTAGGTGAGTTTAAATTCCGGGCCAACCGCGCCTGGACCGTGAACTACGGTGACGACGGTGCCGACGGCACGCTGGAACAGGACGGCAAAAACATCAACGTTGCTACCGCCGGTGTTTACACCATCACGCTCGATCTGGCCGCCAAGAAGTACACTATCGTTAAGTAA
- a CDS encoding T9SS type A sorting domain-containing protein encodes MKKIFTLATLGLLTSAAAQAQVTVDGQLTAAEVSASGYTLVGRDTGPRGFAPSATNDAGLIAMYAAADASNLYFFLLATLQNDGNPATISNSLQLLVARPGVTGVPVGTKLPKPSGSNSFQNFSPYLDQIGDMGIGIKGNGTAAQFQVDGVVYTGGTTPSATSAVLSGATGVAANGTVATISGQTGNLAVFNGARVAYRTAANLNSNPGYGTAGSGAVPAFGLEIAISRASIALAAAGGSVRVFGLQNNQDGGYVSSDFIPQNAGPLPSSFPAAPNLGTDPDFRTIPGTQSATVVVGSSTGVTVLANKAADAAALALGVYPNPAKGATTVVYNVGSRAEQVKIVLTDILGRPVQVLADGLSPAGLQSKALSTASLATGTYLLRLQIGDKTDTRKVFVQ; translated from the coding sequence ATGAAGAAAATCTTTACCCTCGCAACCCTCGGGCTGCTCACCTCCGCTGCCGCCCAGGCTCAGGTAACGGTCGATGGTCAGCTCACGGCCGCCGAAGTAAGCGCCAGCGGCTACACCCTGGTCGGCCGCGACACGGGGCCGCGCGGCTTCGCGCCCTCGGCCACCAACGACGCCGGCCTGATTGCCATGTACGCCGCCGCCGACGCCAGCAACCTGTATTTCTTTCTGCTGGCTACCCTGCAAAACGACGGCAACCCCGCTACCATTTCCAACTCCCTACAGCTGCTGGTGGCCCGGCCTGGTGTCACCGGGGTACCGGTGGGCACGAAGTTGCCCAAACCCTCGGGCAGCAACTCCTTCCAGAATTTCAGCCCCTACCTCGACCAGATCGGCGACATGGGCATCGGCATCAAGGGCAACGGCACGGCCGCGCAATTTCAGGTTGACGGCGTAGTGTATACCGGTGGCACCACGCCCAGCGCCACTTCGGCGGTGCTGAGCGGCGCTACCGGAGTGGCCGCTAACGGCACGGTGGCCACTATTTCGGGCCAAACGGGTAACCTGGCGGTGTTCAACGGGGCGCGGGTAGCGTACCGCACGGCCGCTAACCTGAACAGCAACCCCGGCTACGGTACGGCCGGCTCGGGCGCTGTTCCTGCCTTCGGCCTCGAAATAGCCATCAGCCGCGCTTCTATTGCCCTGGCTGCCGCCGGGGGCTCGGTGCGCGTTTTCGGCCTGCAAAACAACCAGGATGGCGGCTACGTCTCCAGCGACTTTATTCCGCAGAACGCGGGGCCATTGCCCTCGTCCTTCCCCGCCGCGCCCAACCTGGGCACCGACCCCGACTTCCGCACCATTCCCGGTACGCAGTCGGCTACGGTAGTAGTGGGCAGCTCCACGGGCGTAACGGTGCTGGCCAATAAAGCCGCCGATGCCGCCGCGCTGGCGCTGGGCGTGTATCCTAACCCGGCTAAAGGTGCTACCACGGTCGTCTACAACGTCGGGAGCCGGGCCGAGCAGGTGAAGATCGTGCTGACCGACATTCTGGGCCGCCCGGTGCAGGTGTTGGCAGACGGGCTGAGCCCGGCCGGTCTGCAAAGCAAAGCCCTCAGCACCGCCAGCCTGGCCACGGGTACCTACCTGCTGCGCCTCCAGATTGGCGACAAGACCGACACCCGCAAAGTATTCGTGCAATAG
- a CDS encoding N-acetylglucosamine kinase, which yields MILIADGGSTKSSWCQLDETGNRVYFNTEGYNPDFIKTPAIAASLDKNLPETLPRDQVREVHYYGAGVSSSKKADVIAQAMRQIFPNANVTVDHDLLAAARALLGRKPGFAAILGTGTNSCLYDGEKIIYNVDSLGYFLGDEGSGSFIGKRLMRDYLRGLLPDGLQDIFKAEFNLTREDILDRLYNQPLPNRFLASFGKFAYDHNNISYCREIVLQGFETFFENIVLHYPNYQDYTFNCVGSVAYNFRDALTQVARQHGMEVGKIIRSPIDDLVTYHEQEA from the coding sequence ATGATTCTCATTGCCGACGGCGGCTCGACCAAGAGCAGCTGGTGCCAGCTCGACGAGACTGGCAACCGGGTGTACTTCAACACTGAGGGCTACAACCCCGATTTCATCAAGACGCCCGCCATTGCGGCCTCGCTCGACAAAAACCTGCCCGAAACCCTGCCCCGCGACCAGGTGCGCGAGGTGCACTACTACGGCGCGGGCGTGTCGTCGTCGAAAAAGGCCGACGTCATTGCCCAGGCCATGCGGCAGATTTTCCCCAACGCCAACGTCACCGTCGACCACGACCTGCTGGCGGCGGCCCGCGCCCTGCTGGGCCGCAAGCCGGGCTTCGCGGCCATTCTCGGCACGGGCACCAACTCCTGCCTTTACGACGGCGAGAAAATCATTTACAACGTCGACTCGTTGGGCTACTTCCTGGGCGACGAAGGCAGCGGCTCGTTTATCGGCAAGCGGCTGATGCGCGACTACCTGCGCGGCCTACTGCCCGACGGCCTGCAGGACATTTTCAAGGCCGAGTTCAACCTCACCCGCGAGGATATTCTGGACCGGCTCTACAATCAGCCCTTGCCCAACCGTTTCCTGGCCAGCTTCGGCAAGTTTGCCTACGACCACAACAACATCAGCTACTGCCGGGAAATCGTGCTGCAGGGCTTTGAGACGTTCTTCGAGAACATCGTGCTGCACTACCCCAACTACCAGGACTACACCTTCAACTGCGTGGGCTCGGTGGCTTACAACTTCCGCGACGCCCTGACCCAGGTGGCCCGGCAGCACGGCATGGAAGTCGGCAAGATCATCCGCTCCCCCATCGACGACCTGGTAACCTACCACGAGCAGGAAGCTTAG